In the Gorilla gorilla gorilla isolate KB3781 chromosome 1, NHGRI_mGorGor1-v2.1_pri, whole genome shotgun sequence genome, tccataaatatatatacctattatgtacccacaaacattaaaaattttaaaaaatttaattaaaactttttaaaaaaagaatgcttcttgagcccaggaatgtgCACTGTAAAGTACCACAGGTGATTCAGATGCCGTTGGTCACAGGATCACTACCACAAGGACCCAGGCCATCGTTCCTAAATACCTTTGTCACGCAGTCACGTGCATGCCTTTCTCTAGCTTCTTAATTACAGACTTGTTGAAGGCAATGACCTGTATAGTATCTATATTtcgttcaacatttttttttttttgagatggagtttcactcttgttgcccaggctggagtgcaatggcatgatctcggctcactgcaacctctgcctcccgggttcaagcgattctcctgcctcaccctcctgagtagctgggactacaggtgtgtgccaccacgcccagctaatttttttgtatttttagtagagacggggtttcaccattttggccaggctggtctcaaactcctgacctcaggggatccgcccaccttggcctcccaaagtgctgggattacaggcatgagccactgcgcctggccttaacacatttattgagtgcctactgtacaccaggcactgttctgagagCAGGAGACATGacaatgaacaaaacaggcaGGCCTTGTCTCTTGGACCTTACATTCCCAGGAGAAAAGTCAGACAAGAAAGACAAGTGTGATTATGAAATACTATCTCGTTAGATGATAAGTTCCCTGGAGGAAGATAAAGCAGGGAAGGAGGAGACGGTGACGTCCACAATGGTGGTGAAGGTAACTCTAAGCCTTCGCTACAGAGGTGGTAACCGAGCAAAGAGTTGAAGACTGTGAGGAAGAAGGCCAAGTAGACATTTGGGAGAAAGACAAGGTAAGGCTCTAGAGCACAAGAATGCCAAGCTCATTCTAGAAACAGATAGGCTGTTTCCAgtatggctggagcagagtgagcaagTGGGAGAGAGGACGGAGGCTGGTGAGATGCAGGGGAGTGGGGAGATCTTGTAAAGGCTCGTCCAACCCTGTGAGAACTTTGCcttagcctggcacagtggcctgtaatcccagcactttgggaggccgaggccggcagatcacttgaggtcaggagttcgagaccagcctggccaacatagtgaaaccgtgtctctactaaaaatacaaaaattagctgggcctggtggcgcgcgcctgtaatctcagctacttgggaggctgaagcaggagaattgcttgaacttgggaggcagaggttgcagtgagctgagatcgtgccactgcattccagcctggtgatagagtgagacgccatcaaaaaaaaacaacaacaaaaacaaaaaaaacctctgccTTATTCTCTAAGATACTGGAATTCACAAAGCCTATCACAGTGCTTACTCCAGAATAAACGTTCCATGAATACTTGATGAACAAAGGAATCATCTCCAAGGTGGCATGCAAAGGCCTCTTGTGGTTtagactgagactcagagaaataATTTTAGCATAGATATTTTAacgtaaatatttttaacaaagagGTACCTATACTCACCCAGAGCTCAGATTCTGGAGCCGGGATGCCTGGATTCAAATATTTCACATACTGGCTGTAGAATCTTGGCAGCCTGTCAATGCCTTAgtgtcctcatccataaaatgaagaaaataatagtacctacttcatagaaCTCTGATCATTAAATACGTCTACACATGAAAGTAAACTGTAAGTGTTTGATGTACTTTgagaatcaataaatatttgctattacCATTAGCATGGATATATTTAAGACgtaaaaaattcaaacatttaaCATACTTAACATTCAATTTTGGGCATTTCTATATACTCATGATTGATAAATATAACATAACTGATATATACTATATTACTATATGATACATATGACGTATATATAATTGTTACACGTCCATTTTAGGGTATGCATGTTAAAAGAATGGGAATTCATGGAGTCCTAGAGAAGGTAAAACAGAAAATGAGTAAAcataaagatgatgatgatgttggtaACAGCCACATTGGTAGCTACCGTTGTAAAAAGAGATCAGAGTCCTCAATATTGCTGGGTATTAGTGTTCCTTGGggctactactaaaaatacaaaaatttaaaatgtgaattacaCTTTGAAGTCTATCTTTCACTTTAGTCAGACTTTGGCTTGCCCCCTGCAAGCCACGTTTTAGATAGCATAAGAATAATTTCTCTCCAATTCTCATTCCTATTGAATTTGTGTCATAGTCTCCTAATACAAATGAGATGACACTTTGCATTGTCATCAGACAGTTTTAATACAGCTAgggaaatttctatttttttatttttatttttttttctgagccagagtctcgctctgtcgcacaggctggagtacagtgacgccatctcagctcattgcaagctccgcctcccaggttcatgccattctcctgcctcagcctcccgactggctgggactacaggtgcctgccaccacgcctggctaattttttgtatttttagtagagacagggcttcaccgtgttagccaggatggtctcgatcccctgacctcgtgatctgcctgcctcggcctcccaaagtcagcTAGGGAAATTTCTTAATTCACACCTGGGAATTAGTTTCTACTAGGAGACTCTGATTTATGACTCATTTGAATGATTGGAATATCTGTGTGCAGATGTTAAATGCTAATGTTATTATTCATATGTAATAATACAGACGCAACTAGTAATTTTCCTAGCCTATGTCCAGTTCTATCTTTAatactcatttttaaagaaacttgtgAACAACACCCATCTTCTCTCTACTTTGTacttactaatttttgtaatcATATCCATGTCTGCTGGTTAACATTGATGGCTCTGGAGGTAGATGCCTGGCTGGCTTCAAATCCTGGGCCATTGTTTAGTGGTTGTGTGACCTCAGGTAAATGACTCAACTTCTGTGggccccagcctcagtttccttcactGTAAAGTGACCCCTTCACTGTAAAGGGGTCATAATACCACCTCCAACTGAAGGCTATTTTTAGGATGAAATGAGATATACATGTAAATGAGATGTACTCTTAGGACAGCACTTGGCACAAAGTAAAACACTGTGAATATTGAGTATTAACTATTATTGGTACTTCTGCAAACTGGCTTGAGGTCTCTCTTCCCAGCATTTGCTTGTACTTCTGTAACTGTTCAACACGCGTGTTTTCTAACTGCATTTACTGCCTAAGTTACTGGCCATTTTGTCCGCCTCCTTGCCTTCCAGGCATTATGGGGGGTGCAGTCCTAACTGCCTACACTTGCACCATTTAATCCCTTTTCACCTCCAGCTGCCCCTGGGCAGCCATCAGTCTGCCATGCCCCACCTGACTGTCACTGCTAGTAAAACCGTACAGCATTAAaaagacgtggtggctcacgcctatgatcccagggctttgggaggctgaggcagaggagcgcttgaggccaggagttccagaccagcctgggtaacatggtgagatcccatctctacaaaaaaaaaataaaaagaaagtagatgggcgtggtggtgcaagcctgtagttctagccacacaggaggctgaggcaggaggatcccagaGTTTGAGCCTGCAGCAAGCtacgtgcccctgcactccagcctgggcaacagagccagaccatgtctaaaataaaaaaaataagtaagattGATCCCGTACTCTACAGCCCTTCACAGCCAGCCCCTCTCTTTTCTCGTTGCAGGATGTTCTGGAAGCTTTCCCTGTCCTTGTTCCTGGTGGCGGTGCTGGTGAAGGTGGCGGAAGCCCGGAAGAACCGGCCGGCGGGCGCCATCCCCTCTCCTTACAAGGACGGCAGCAGCAACAACTCGGAGAGATGGCAGCACCAGATCAAGGAGGtgctggcctccagccaggaggcccTGGTGGTCACCGAGCGCAAGTACCTCAAGAGTGACTGGTGCAAGACGCAGCCGCTGCGGCAGACGGTGAGCGAGGAGGGCTGCCGGAGCCGCACCATCCTCAACCGCTTCTGCTACGGCCAGTGCAACTCCTTCTACATCCCGCGGCAcgtgaagaaggaggaggagtccTTCCAGTCCTGCGCCTTCTGCAAGCCCCAGCGCGTCACCTCCGTCCTCGTGGAGCTCGAGTGCCCCGGCCTGGACCCACCCTTCCGACTCAAGAAAATCCAGAAGGTGAAGCAGTGCCGGTGCATGTCCGTGAACCTGAGCGACTCGGACAAGCAGTGAGCGCCGGGCCGGACGCAGCTCAGCCCCGCGCGCGCCCGGCCGCTGGGtggcgccgccgccgcctctgTCCCTGCCCTCCGAGCCCACTCTCACGCTGCCTGGTGTTCCCCCTCAGCAGCAAGCACTTCTCTTAGGGCTGACGGCGTCCTTGTCACAAACGTGGATCGCAAGTGGAGCTTTTGCTGATGTGTTCCTGACCGACCCCGGGTCCCACCTGTGCCCCCTAAACCAGGTGGTGGATCAGGCCCGAAGGAAAATGCTGGAAAACCACCACCGCCACCCAGCAGTCAGAGAGGACCTTTCAAGGTGATGCACTGTAAATCCGGCATTGATGTTTCCACCATGTGGAAAAGCAAGGATTTCCCTGGCCCcgccctgcactccagctcgcCCCTTTCCCGCGCGAAGTGAAGGATGCGTCACTTTTCTGAGCGGCCCCTCAGACCTCTCCTGCTGGTCCCTGGACCTCTGGCTGGGAGCGCTCATTCTTGTGACTGGCAGGCTGCCCTCGGTTGCTGCTGTGATGAGGATATGTGCAACCTCCATAAATATGTCGGTGGACGGGGCGTCTCCTAATAAACCTGATACCAAGAAGACAACTTGAGCCACTTGGATCCCGAAGTGGGCTTCCCGGGAAACCTTGAGCAGAGCAGGCTACACAATCCCCCATCCTCAAGTCCCTACCGCCTCTTCTTCCTCACTGTCCCCGCCCCCTATTTGTGGACTAAAGATGAACTCTGGTGTGCATGCTATTATTGCTGCAATTAGAATATTATCACACACAAAGGTCTCTATATTAACGCTGGTTTTATAAGTGACCGTATATTGTAAAGAGCTGTTAAAAAGTATTATAGACCTATTCATGTATTATTTCACATGTTTTGACTCTGGCTTGCAGCACCATTCGGAGTAAGGATGACAGCAGGCCCAGAAGGTgttttactcagaaaaaaaaatgcctggtcAGCAATTCACTGTCATGCACCTATTTTTAGATTGGGCAGGGAGATGGGAGGAGTTGTGATTTTTACTTTGAATATTATTTCACTGAAGTTACTAAGCATTGCAGCACAATGTAGAAATTGGCTTGGGACGGATAGGTATAGGGAAGGGCATTCGTTGGGAAATTGATGACCGGAAACTAGAAAGCCCCTATAATGTGGAATATGCATATGTGGGGTGAAACCGTATACTACTTTCACTGCCATGACACTAAGCAAAAAATATTTCCtgttaaaagaaagagaaaaagaaagggataTTGAAAAATATAAGGAGTTGAGTCGCTTTGTGGTATAGAAGGGAGTAAGGAATAAAAGATATAGAGTAGTAATCTAGTTGAACTGTTCTGCACAAACCATGCTTCCTTTTCAAAGAATAGACTTCAAAAGGGACGAACAAACATTAGGTCaccttttgtttttataatgaatTGTTGACGTTTCCATGCTGTGGTCTCTTGATATACGGAAGTAGACGTAACTTATTTTCCAGCGAAATTATATACTTCTTCTGGGATCCTTTGCTCAGTTGCCCCAGGAAGGCTTCCCTGTGAGTAATGCTTATGGAATCTGACAAATGTGAATGAGCTGCCATTGGTGGGAATCAGTAAACTTTGAAAACCTTTCACTGATGATTCCCCGGTAAGTGTTCCTGTGAGGGGCCACTTCCCTAGTATGTGAGAGAGACCCTCTGCAAGCCGCTGTGGGGACTTAGCTTCCTGATACTAGGTAGTGATGGTGGATCTAGAGACATTCGCTTGAAGAGCAAggattggggtggggtgggttggTGAATCTATctcaggccactgcactgcaagGTGCATTTCTGTCATTTCTGCAACACCATGAGACCTGAGCAAGAATGTGCTGTGGCAGAGGGGGTCTTGGTTTCATAAATGGGTATATAcagcctgaactcaggaggcagaaatcaaaagaaaTCCTTGAGGGCTGGAACCTGAGGACAGAGCGAAAATGGAGAGAAGGGTGTTCAAGGTCAGGAGTGATTTTTGCATTTGGTGGAAAACCTCAAGTCAGACTCAGTGGCAGAACATGCAGCAGAAAAGCTGTGAAGGAAGGAAATTTACGTGATTGTAATGGAGGCTAGGGGTGGATTGGGAGGTGAGTGGAGGAGAGTCTCTGACCAGCTGCAGAGCCAACCCCTATCATTTTATTAACATGGAACCCACACAGATAGGGGAGGGATTAAGCTAAGAACTTACAGAATGCAAACACGAGCACACTCTCTTCGAACCCAATTGTGGGTGTAGCAATGAAAGCAATATGATATGCTGCAGTGTGAAGCTCCTTCTGGGGTTATCGTATGTACAAAGTTTACCTTATAATGGctcaaattgtatttaatttttttgttttgtttataaatgaagaaaagctaTAAgtataatgtaattattttataggTATACTATTAAATTATAGAACAAATAAAGATAATCTAGGATTATATGTGATCCCGGTGTGACGTGCCACAAAAGTGGAATTTTTAActtgttgcagtgagctgtgaagcAGCACTGTGCGTTCAGAGTGTTTTTGTTCAACCATGGTGAGTTCAACCTCTAGCTTATGTCACATGATCTCCTTTGGGGTCTGGAATCTTCTAAGAGAAATAGCATCAGGCATCCAAGGAGCAGAAGTGATGGAGGTGGCCCTCAATCCTGGTCTTTGGAAGCTTCCAAGCCTCTTCCACATCCCCTGCCAGCTGAAGACAGACTATTCTCACTGTGCTGGCTGAATGAGACACACTAAACAAGGAAACCTTGAGAAACTGCAGCAAATGGAAGTCCGCTGTTAGTCTCTCCGTTAGCACCAGGGACACACTTGTTCTgagttttgttcattttcacaTTTACTCCTCATGAGTTCCaacatttcttaatttaaatatttcttagttTATAGCATCTCCATTTTTCTATTAATTGACTTAATCTGCCATTTAAGAAAACTCtgtaatcaataaaaaataaaatccacaatCAAACTGCACATGGTTGATCCACTGTGTAGGCTTCAAAGGAATTAAACTCAACTTCCTAGGAAATAATTCATCTTAGTTTATTAAATGGGACAGAATATTTCACTGCTAACATATTCTAACTCACTTGTTTTTGAAGTTGGCCAGATGATTTTTAAGTTATAAAGTCAATGAAAATGACTTTTGCTATTGTGTGAACAACTTAGAAGGTATATATTCCCAGAAAGCTTATTTAATGATTGACCTATCACCACTGATTATTAATGTCTGCATGAATGATAACAATAAGACCAAGTCATCAATAATGCAATGAAAactttttaagtgaaagcaagtttattaagaaagtagaggaataaagAATGCCTActtcataggcagagcagcctaaGATGTCTTATTCATCATGTTATTTTCTGAATTCTCCTTAATCCCCAACCTTGCCACCCCTTCACCCTGCTTCTCACACACAGCAGATGCCCATTCAACTTACCAAAAACAAAATACGGGAAACCgtgcagtttttgttgttgtttgtatccATTGATGTTACTGACTTCGCTAGTATTTAGTCTAGAATataaggcaaaacaaacaaaaccagggaAATCACTGCCATATCATTCCTTGAATCCCGAGTTTCCTACCttctctgccttcttttctcCACCTTCTACAGCCTCATGTGtttgttatatgtgtgtgtgcatgtgtatatacacactatatatatagtgtatagtgTATGTATTGTGcgagaaaaaggagagaatggtgtatatatggtgtatagtgtatatagtgtatacacttacacacacataaCATCCGGAGATTTTAGTGGagggaataggaaaaaaatatgtctAATGCATCTTACCCAGAATCagaagtttcctgaatttttataaGGTTTATTGCCCACTTTCTAAGGTGTATGGAGTGTGCGCTTACCAAGTCCTCCAGCATAACTTGCCCCATACCTCTCAACTGGTCCTATTATATGATGTCAATCATATGATGAATCTGTGTCGTGATTTATAGAATGTCCCTTCAGTTTACATTTTGACAAAGAGCATAATAACTTACATTGTCTGGGGACAAGGCCATAAATATAAACAGTTCATCCCGTTGGAACGCAGACTACCTCTGGTCCTCTCACCCACCGGGATGATGGAAAACACACTTGCCAGGTAAAGTTCTGGAAGTTGTTTTAATCCGCTTTAGCAAAGAGTTCACACTGAGTGCAGTAGGTGTAACTGGGGCTACTGCTGGAACATCCTGCCATGTTCCATTTGATTTTTGTAGGAGCCAGCATGGTGAAGTAAATCACAATATAGCCAGGGTTACTACACTATTAAAGTCTATGAGAGGTTCATAATTTCCCCGATTCCTTCTGGAATTCAGCGTCATTTTTGATTTACTCTTTCTTCTAGGGTGGGGAGCAGCTTCAGGGGCTTCCATTTGTCTT is a window encoding:
- the GREM2 gene encoding gremlin-2 isoform X1, whose amino-acid sequence is MRALRAESTSGSRQTPYRMFWKLSLSLFLVAVLVKVAEARKNRPAGAIPSPYKDGSSNNSERWQHQIKEVLASSQEALVVTERKYLKSDWCKTQPLRQTVSEEGCRSRTILNRFCYGQCNSFYIPRHVKKEEESFQSCAFCKPQRVTSVLVELECPGLDPPFRLKKIQKVKQCRCMSVNLSDSDKQ
- the GREM2 gene encoding gremlin-2 isoform X2, translating into MFWKLSLSLFLVAVLVKVAEARKNRPAGAIPSPYKDGSSNNSERWQHQIKEVLASSQEALVVTERKYLKSDWCKTQPLRQTVSEEGCRSRTILNRFCYGQCNSFYIPRHVKKEEESFQSCAFCKPQRVTSVLVELECPGLDPPFRLKKIQKVKQCRCMSVNLSDSDKQ